The sequence below is a genomic window from Lentimicrobium saccharophilum.
GGAAAACTGAATGCCATTTATATGATCAGGGCCGGAGCGGGACAGCAACGGATGCTCAACAGGAAACCTTACTTCGGCGGCGTTGAGCTCAGGCTCTTCTATTCGGGAGGGCTTTCAGTTGCGTTTACAAAACCTGTTTACCTTAACATCATCAAGCTTGATGAAAGCACCTATCGTTACATCACGGTCACAGAACGTTACGATCCCGAAAATCATTTCCCGGATAATATTTATGGCCGGGCTTCTTTCACCAAAGGTTTCAACCAGCTTAAGCCATATCCTGGCATTTACCTCAAAACCGGTCTGAATGTAGAGTTTGGCACGATCAATCAAAAGCCAAAAACCGTGGAAGCCGGCATTGCACTGGATGTATTTGCCAGACCGGTTCCCATCATGGCCTTCCGCGATCCGTCTCAATTCTTCTTTACACTCTACCTTAGTGCAGGGATCGGTAAAAGATACGATTAAGCTTATCAGGAATTATTATAGTTTAAGAAAAAAAAACTGAAACCGGCCCCAAACAAAAAAGCAATCCTGATATATTGTGTGACAACACACATTGCTCATTGTTTTAACCAGCTATTAGCCACAACCGGCCTTATCAGCCATTGCCGGCAAGCAGATTTCTCCTGCAATCTACATCCTGCCTGAATCGTCTTTAAAACAGAGAACTGATTAATCACCAGTAATAAACCTGAATTACTCAATAGGAAGGCTGGAAGGTTTATACGATTGATTTTATTAGTGTAATCCTGATTAAGTAGTGTCAAAAGCTTGATCCGTGGTAAAAAAAAGCCCTGGCTGAATAAACAACCAGGGCCTTGAGTCAGATATTTTTATTAATGCCTTACAATAATTTTGGTCGTGGCAGCAGATCCTCTCATTTCCATCAGGAGCATATAAACACCATCGGGCAATGGACCAAGATCAAAGTTACTGATTAATCCGGCTTCAACCTGAACATCCCGGCTGATGCGGGTTTTTCCAAGCAGGTCTAGAACCTTGATGGTCGCTGTACCATTGATGGAATTTTTCATGCGGATGGTCACGAAATCATTCGCCGGTGCAGGATATACACTCAACCCAGAAACCGAACCAGGATCATCGATACTAAGCGCGACGCAACGGAAATTCCATGTTTCGCTCCATTCCGTGGTATCGCGGCTGCTGATGGCATTGACCCTCCAATAATATGTACCTGCACTGTCGAGAACATGAAGGGGCACTTTAAACTGCTCATCCCCGGCCGACGTAGTTGCAGTAATGCTGTAATTCCTGGCATCTGTAAATCCAGCATTTGAAGCAAGTTGTAGTTGATATTTGAGCACTCCTGTCATTTTTTTCCAGGCCAGCGAGGGTTGCAGTACAACATTCGTGGAATTGTTGAGCGGTGAAGTTAAGGTAACCGAACTTACCGTTGTAAAAGACCTTGATGCTGAAAAGAGAGTATCTTTTGAATGATTGGCAGACATTTTCCAGTAATACGTAGTACCAAAAAGCAAAGTATCAGGCCTGGTGCGGGTGGCTGTCGCCAAAACATTATATACATCATAATGGATCATTTCAGGCTCCTGTGAAAGATAGATATTGTATTTATTGATGCCTTTCACGGCTGTCCATTGAAATTCAGCGTCAGGAACCACATCGATGGCATTGTCGTTTGGCCTGCTGAGGTTGAAGGTACTTGTAACGTTGAAAAAGGTCGTTGCTGTCCAGGCGGAAGTGTCAGCAGCATGCCTTGCCCTGAGCCTGAGGTAATGGCCGGTTCCGAACAGCAGGTTTGCAGCATTCACCTCTTTCAGTGTTCCGTTCACGGAAGTGATATAGGCAAAGGGACTGTCAAAGTTGGCGGAAGTATCAACCTGATAGTCAAAATTACTTACTCCGGTAATGGCATCCCATTGCAGCAGCACATTGGCATCCTGGTTATTTGCATTGTTGGCAGGGCGCCTCAGGATGGGCCGGGCCACCACGGTGAATGCGCGGGTTTCAGTCCAGTCTGATGTACCTGTCTGATCCACGGCCCTCACTTTCCAGTAATAGGTCTGACCAAACATAAGATTTGCCATATTGTACCTGGTGAGATCGGTTGAAAATTCCACCGGATTGGTAAATGCCTCATCCTGACTGAGATGAACGATGTAATGAAGTCCTGTTGTTCCAACTACGGCATTCCAGTCGAGCAATACATTCGGAGCAACGCCGGTTTGGTTGTTGCTGGGGGAAACAAGTTCAGGGGTATAGATGGTCGGAGAAGCAAGTATCACCTGACAACTGATCGCTAAAAACAGCAATGAGAGAAATATTTTTTTCATTTTCCTTGAATTTTTCTGATTTACAAACTTACGCCGATGGACGGCTTCAGCTAATGCTATTTGGTTACAACAAACTTGGCTGTTTTAACAGATGAGCCTTCTGTTACCTTCATAAGATAGGTTCCGTTGACCAGGTCAGAAGCCGGAATAGTCAGCTGATGTTCTCCACGGCCGGGCATGCCGAAATTAACAGACTTAACGAGCTTTCCTTGCAGGTTGTAAAGGCTGACCTGAAGTGAGCTGTTCCCGTTCAGACTGACATTGAAATGAATCTCTGACTGAACAGGGTTGGGATAAACACTCAGTGTGACTGATTTTCCCTGCGGATCAGGACCGGGGCCGTCAATCCCCACAAACATGCGGTTCTCAAAAATTCCGTTTCCGTGTGAAGCCAGGTAAATAGCCCCGAAGTTACTGACACCGGTAATTCCATCTATCCAGGGTCTGCTAACCGTTTGCTGGCGAACCATCATTACCGGAATCTCACCAAGACCGGTATTCTCAGCGGTCCATGACGGACTTGAGCCAAGTGATTCAGTAGTAAATACGCCAAGATCAGTACCGAGGATAACCCTGCTTGAACTGTTCATTTCGATCAGGCAGGAGTAAACCGGCATGGCCGGGAGGTTACCCTGGATCGGGTTGAAATCAGGAAACTGAGCCAGCGCGTTGGTGGAACGGAAAACATATTCGCTGTTTCCATAATTACCCAGGGTAACAATAACATGATTGTCGTCGTTGGGATCAACAGCGATTGAGGTAACGAACCGGGCCCCGAAATCCTTAACAATACCGGATGAAATGATACAGGCAGAACTACGCACATCGGCCCGGAGTGAATCGTAAGCCAGGGCAATATTGGCGATCCTGAGCAGTTTGCCATCGGTAGTTCCGACATAGAGGTAATTTGCATCCGAGGAGTAAGCCAGGCATGACGGCACTCCGGTAAGGTTGGCAATGCGGTCCCATGAAGGCAGTTTGCCGAAATCCAGCACATCTCTTGACATATAAACGGCGTTCGTCATCCCGACAAAGAAGATTGAGGAAACGGGATCAACGATATGCAGCGAGTCTCCGTTTGCAAGCGGTTGTGTCAGGGTATAGCGGAAGGGGAACTGGGCATTCTTACTCTTGAGCGACAATACATCACCGGTGTTGTAATTGGCTTTGGCATGAAAAGTAATGCTGTCGCGCGAATTCGGGTTATTGAAGTCTTCCCAGATTCGGAATGGCGTAATAAACACATTCCCGTTATTATTGGTCACTTCTCCGTTATATATAAAATTATTTGCTTGCGAAACACCAAGGTCGGTTGAGCGCCAGAGGCGACCACCGGTAGAGGAATAAAAAACAGCGCGAGGATTAATCATCGACATTTCAACTGTCCCTCCAACAAACAAGTTAATGGGTATATTATTCTCATCAACAGGAATAATCTTGGTTCCGGTTTCAGGTGTATTGCCTTCCTGATCAAGAAAAACAACGCCATTGCCCTGGGATCCTCCTACTACGCGGCCCTTGTCATCATATGCCACAGAATAAAACATGGAAGTAACATAATTCTTGTTAATCAACTTAATGGTGACATAGTCATCTTCAGTCAGGGCAAGTCCTTGGTCTGAAGCCATATATGCATTTAATTCATTTGCCGGGTTAATAAATATCTGGTGGAAATAAAGCCCTGCATTGCCCAGGGTTTTCTGTTGCCACTGGTAAAAACCATCATCAAGTACTTTAAGGCCTTCCCATACATTGACGCCGCCGACATAAATTTTATCGGGATTCGTCGGGCTTACCACGATGGAAGCAGCATAATCGCCATAATGTGTTGTATTGGCGGCATTGCCGAATACATTGAAAACCGGGCTGGCTCCGGGACCGACAAGGCGCCAGGTTTCACCCTTGTTTTTCGAAACAAAAATTCCTTTCAGCTGGCCGCGCAATGTTCCGCTAAGGGTACCGTCAGAAATAAGCACTGCATAAAGTGTGGAAGCATCGGAAGGAGCAAAAGCAACCTCAATGCGTGCCACGCCTTCTGCAGGCAGGCTATCCTGACCCGCGCCCGTTGAACGCAGAATAAAACCATCGGCAGAGCCGGAAGGTGAAACATATAGTTTATTATCAACCGAAGCAGCGATGGCACCATCGGGACCAATCTTTACTTCGTTGCTGGTTCCGGAAAGATTTTCGCCACCTGACTTTGCCATCGACCAGGATTGTCCTCCATCGGAAGAATATTTCAAACCGTAATTGGTTGCGGCTATCACCCTGTTGTTATCACCAGCGGCAATTTTGTTGACAAAAGCCCATTCGGCAGTCGGGTCATTATAGGTTCCCGGATCAGTTGAAGCCAGTTTGGTAAAACTGCTACCATCCGTTGATTTATAGATTCCCTGACCAATAAAACCGCTGAAAAGGTTGAAACGGTCACTGGCAAAGGTCTCTCCGGTTCCTACATAAATATCGCCGCTTTTTGAC
It includes:
- a CDS encoding T9SS type A sorting domain-containing protein, whose product is MKKIFLSLLFLAISCQVILASPTIYTPELVSPSNNQTGVAPNVLLDWNAVVGTTGLHYIVHLSQDEAFTNPVEFSTDLTRYNMANLMFGQTYYWKVRAVDQTGTSDWTETRAFTVVARPILRRPANNANNQDANVLLQWDAITGVSNFDYQVDTSANFDSPFAYITSVNGTLKEVNAANLLFGTGHYLRLRARHAADTSAWTATTFFNVTSTFNLSRPNDNAIDVVPDAEFQWTAVKGINKYNIYLSQEPEMIHYDVYNVLATATRTRPDTLLFGTTYYWKMSANHSKDTLFSASRSFTTVSSVTLTSPLNNSTNVVLQPSLAWKKMTGVLKYQLQLASNAGFTDARNYSITATTSAGDEQFKVPLHVLDSAGTYYWRVNAISSRDTTEWSETWNFRCVALSIDDPGSVSGLSVYPAPANDFVTIRMKNSINGTATIKVLDLLGKTRISRDVQVEAGLISNFDLGPLPDGVYMLLMEMRGSAATTKIIVRH
- a CDS encoding T9SS type A sorting domain-containing protein — translated: MKNRRLLFGFLALIFGAGMILLTTSGSFRQIVSSSVKGNLAEGLENGWDYLSQIRGNYSTGQVNPADVLKARNQASGLRESGAIGLNWSSMGPDNFAGRTRAVILDNRDNSGRTVFAGSVSGGLWKSTSGGLTWNQIQAGGVILNVSCITQSKSGDIYVGTGETFASDRFNLFSGFIGQGIYKSTDGSSFTKLASTDPGTYNDPTAEWAFVNKIAAGDNNRVIAATNYGLKYSSDGGQSWSMAKSGGENLSGTSNEVKIGPDGAIAASVDNKLYVSPSGSADGFILRSTGAGQDSLPAEGVARIEVAFAPSDASTLYAVLISDGTLSGTLRGQLKGIFVSKNKGETWRLVGPGASPVFNVFGNAANTTHYGDYAASIVVSPTNPDKIYVGGVNVWEGLKVLDDGFYQWQQKTLGNAGLYFHQIFINPANELNAYMASDQGLALTEDDYVTIKLINKNYVTSMFYSVAYDDKGRVVGGSQGNGVVFLDQEGNTPETGTKIIPVDENNIPINLFVGGTVEMSMINPRAVFYSSTGGRLWRSTDLGVSQANNFIYNGEVTNNNGNVFITPFRIWEDFNNPNSRDSITFHAKANYNTGDVLSLKSKNAQFPFRYTLTQPLANGDSLHIVDPVSSIFFVGMTNAVYMSRDVLDFGKLPSWDRIANLTGVPSCLAYSSDANYLYVGTTDGKLLRIANIALAYDSLRADVRSSACIISSGIVKDFGARFVTSIAVDPNDDNHVIVTLGNYGNSEYVFRSTNALAQFPDFNPIQGNLPAMPVYSCLIEMNSSSRVILGTDLGVFTTESLGSSPSWTAENTGLGEIPVMMVRQQTVSRPWIDGITGVSNFGAIYLASHGNGIFENRMFVGIDGPGPDPQGKSVTLSVYPNPVQSEIHFNVSLNGNSSLQVSLYNLQGKLVKSVNFGMPGRGEHQLTIPASDLVNGTYLMKVTEGSSVKTAKFVVTK